From the Candidatus Methylomirabilota bacterium genome, the window GCGGACGTCGAAGATGTCATCCAGGGTGCTGTTCCACACGAACGAGATCCTCGGGTTCTTGAAGGCGCGCTCCTGCATGATCTTGGAGGCCCGCAGCGCGTCCCGCCGGTGGACGACCGTGACCGCCCGGCCCAGACGCGAGAGGTAGAGCGCCTCCTCCATCGCGGAATCGCCGCCGCCCACGACCATGATGTCCTGATCCTTGAAGAAGAACCCATCGCAGGTGGCGCAGGTGCTGACCCCGCGCCCCATGAGCTTCATCTCGTTGTCGAGCCCCAGCAGCTTGGCCGAGGCGCCGGTGGCGATGATGACGGTGTGGCTCTCGTACTCCGTCTCCCCCACCCGCACCCGCAAGGGCCGGCGCCCGAAGTCCACCGCGGTCACGTCCTCGGCGATCATCTCGGTGCCGAAGCGCTCGGCCTGCTTGCGGAACGTCTCCATCAGCTCCGGCCCCATGAGGCCGTCGACGAAGCCGGGATAGTTCTCGACCAGCGTGGTGAGCATCAGCTGACCGCCGGACTGCACGCCGGTGAACATGAGCGGCGCCAGGTTGGCCCGGGCGGCATAGATGGCTGCCGTGTAGCCCGCCG encodes:
- the trxB gene encoding thioredoxin-disulfide reductase, translating into MTTRKVIIVGSGPAGYTAAIYAARANLAPLMFTGVQSGGQLMLTTLVENYPGFVDGLMGPELMETFRKQAERFGTEMIAEDVTAVDFGRRPLRVRVGETEYESHTVIIATGASAKLLGLDNEMKLMGRGVSTCATCDGFFFKDQDIMVVGGGDSAMEEALYLSRLGRAVTVVHRRDALRASKIMQERAFKNPRISFVWNSTLDDIFDVRRGKVTGVRLKNLATGDLTERTVDGLFIAIGHEPNTQIFRSQVDLLPNGYIKVVPGTTQTSVLGVFAAGDVQDYVYRQAVTAAGTGCMAALEAERYLEATQPH